From the genome of Pseudarthrobacter sp. NIBRBAC000502772:
GCAGGAGGTGGTCGAGTTCCTTCAGGGCGAATTCGACGGCGGTGGCTTCGTCCCAGCCGTACCGGTACCAGTGCGGGAACGGGGCAACGTGTACTCCACCCATGATGGGGGAGAACCCTGAACGGAACTTCGTGCCGGCGGTGGTCAGGGACGCCGCGGCGACGGTCCGGCCGTGAAAGCCTCCCTGGAAGGAGATGATGTTGGGCCGGCCCGTGGCCATCCGGGCCAGGCGTACCGAAGCCTCCACCGCCTCGGAGCCGGACGTCGCGTAGAAAACGCTGTCCAGCCCCGAGGGCAGGAATTCTCCCAGTTTTTCCGTCAGCGCAAGCAAGGGCTTGTGCATCACGGTGGTGTACTGGGCATGGACAATCTTGCCCACCTGTTCGCGGGCCGCCGCTACGACGTCGGGGTGGCAGTGACCTGTGCTGGTAACACCGATTCCAGTGGTGAAATCGAGGTACTTTTTGCCGTCGGTCGCGTGGATCCAGCTGCCGAGGGCATGGTCGACGACGACTGGAGTGGCCTGCTTGAGGAGGGGACTAAGAGTTGCCATGGCTTCATACTTTCTTAGGGACTGTAGATTGTCAACAATATGCGATGCTGAGGGATTCGCGAAGAGGGGCGCTTCTTTTAATTCGTTTTGAAGCGTTGGGGGCGTGCGAAGTCGAGGCCATCGAACGTGCGTTTGCCCAGGGTTTCGTGTGCCGCGATTTCGCCGTAGCCGGTGGCCATTTTGAAGCCGGCGCCGGAGAAGCCGGTGGCGCAGTAGATCCTGCTCCTTTCGCTGAACCGTCCAAGGAGGGGGTTGCCGTCTTTGGTGTAGAGGTCGGGGAAGGCATCAGAGCGGATGATGTTGGGGAACAGTCCGGGGAAGAACTCGGTGACCGTCTCCATGGTTTCCGAGATTTCCGCGGATGTTAGTTCCCTGAGGACGGAATCCGGACCGGACGCCCGTTGCGATCTGCCATCCAGGGTTGCCTTGACGGTGACCCCATCCACCGCGGGGGCCCCGTACATGGAGTGGTCCCCGGAGATCCGGATGAAGATGGGGAACTTTTCCGGCGAGAAGTCTGCTGCGTCCCGGGCGACGAACCAGGAAAGATAGTTCCGGCGTGCTTCAGTTGCTGCCTTGAGGTAGTCGGGCATCAGCCGTTGGGACCAGCCGCCGGAGGAGACGATGACGTTCTCGAAGGTCCAGGCTTTGTTGCCGGAGGTGATGAGGACGCCGTCGGCGGTTTCGGTGATGCTGTCGATCGGGGTCTTGGTGTGGATCGTTGCCCCGTTGGCTTCCGCCGCGGCGACCGCCGCCGTGACGGCGCGGTCGGTGCGCAGGGCGCCCGCGTGCGGATCGTAGACGGCGATGTCGTCAGGGCGGAGGTTGTGTTGCGGGTACCGTTCGGCCATCTCTTCGCGGCTGAGGATTTCGTGTTCCGCGCCGTTGGTCCTGGTGGTTTCCAGGAGCTTGGGGATGTAGGGGCCGTCGGCGGTTCCGATGGAGAGTCCGCCGCAGCGGGTCAGGATGTTCTGGCCGGTTTCGGCCTCGAGCTCGGCCCAGAGATCCCGTGAGCGCTCCAGAATGGGGTAGAAGTCAGGCAATCCGCGGTAGAGCATGCGGAAGAGCCGGGTGTCCCCGCCCACGGCGCTGCGGGCATGGGCGGGTGCCTGGGCCTCGAATCCGACGACGGAATCGGACAGGCGGGAGGCCTGCCAGAGTGCCATGCTTCCGATGCTGCCCAGGCCGATGACTGCGAGCTTCCCGTCCATGGTTAGAGCACCTGTTCCAGGAAGGCCTGCGTCCGGCGTTCCTGGGGGTTGGAAAGGACTTCCCGGGCGTCGCCGCGTTCGACGACGTAGCCGTCGTCCATGAAGATCAGCGAGTCGGCCACTTCGCGGGCGAAGCCCATTTCGTGGGTGACCACCACCATGGTCATGCCCTTCTTGGCGAGGTCCTTCATGACGGCGAGGACTTCACCGACTTTTTCCGGGTCCAGGGCGGAGGTGGGTTCGTCGAAGAGCATGATCTCGGGGTCCATCGCGAGGGACCGGGCGATGGCGACGCGCTGCTGCTGCCCGCCGGAAAGCTGAACCGGGTAGTAGTCCCCGAACCCGGCCAGGCCGACGCTGGCGAGCAGTTCGTGGGCGCGTTTGGCTGACTCTTTCTTATCTGCTCGCTTGACCAGGACGGGGCCGGACATGATGTTTTCGTGGGCGGTCATGTTCGGAAAGAGGTTGAACGACTGGAAGACCATGCCGACCCTGGTGCGCTGTTCGGCGAGTTTCTTGGGCGGC
Proteins encoded in this window:
- the solA gene encoding N-methyl-L-tryptophan oxidase, which codes for MDGKLAVIGLGSIGSMALWQASRLSDSVVGFEAQAPAHARSAVGGDTRLFRMLYRGLPDFYPILERSRDLWAELEAETGQNILTRCGGLSIGTADGPYIPKLLETTRTNGAEHEILSREEMAERYPQHNLRPDDIAVYDPHAGALRTDRAVTAAVAAAEANGATIHTKTPIDSITETADGVLITSGNKAWTFENVIVSSGGWSQRLMPDYLKAATEARRNYLSWFVARDAADFSPEKFPIFIRISGDHSMYGAPAVDGVTVKATLDGRSQRASGPDSVLRELTSAEISETMETVTEFFPGLFPNIIRSDAFPDLYTKDGNPLLGRFSERSRIYCATGFSGAGFKMATGYGEIAAHETLGKRTFDGLDFARPQRFKTN
- a CDS encoding amino acid ABC transporter ATP-binding protein, with amino-acid sequence MSNDGTILAQRIRKSFGPKTVLKDIDLDIASGEICCIIGPSGSGKSTILRCINGLETVDSGVLKVNGEDFGYYETDNAYHALPPKKLAEQRTRVGMVFQSFNLFPNMTAHENIMSGPVLVKRADKKESAKRAHELLASVGLAGFGDYYPVQLSGGQQQRVAIARSLAMDPEIMLFDEPTSALDPEKVGEVLAVMKDLAKKGMTMVVVTHEMGFAREVADSLIFMDDGYVVERGDAREVLSNPQERRTQAFLEQVL